The following proteins are encoded in a genomic region of Sorangiineae bacterium MSr12523:
- a CDS encoding serine/threonine protein kinase, producing MGATEPGSLVGTVVGGHYKVRQLIGQGGMGEVYAADGKAGEQVALKVLHERAAQDPDLVARFQREASIAAQVQSPYVARILGAGKDRNGRLWIAFERLTGEGLDERLRREQYMSFGDVAPVVDDALQGLDAAHTAGVIHRDIKPANLFVEKRRLTAREIADGESEERTRILDFGISKVRKNRKSEPSLTAFDATLGSFAYMAPEQVRGSARVDERADLYALGAVAYRALTGRLPFEGSNALTLIALKLDREPPSLAATTGDEWPSGIERFLEKMMARDRERRFRSASEALEAWRRVWQVMATLQLPPPTLPTRLERDDDSTQVTFADSASGDPRR from the coding sequence ATGGGCGCAACGGAACCCGGATCGCTCGTTGGTACCGTCGTTGGCGGGCATTACAAGGTTCGCCAGCTTATCGGACAGGGCGGAATGGGGGAGGTCTATGCCGCCGATGGCAAGGCCGGCGAACAGGTGGCCCTCAAGGTCCTGCACGAGCGCGCAGCCCAGGATCCCGACTTGGTGGCGCGATTTCAACGCGAAGCGTCGATCGCCGCCCAGGTGCAATCGCCTTACGTGGCGCGCATTCTCGGGGCCGGCAAAGACCGCAATGGGCGATTGTGGATCGCGTTCGAACGGCTCACCGGCGAGGGCCTCGACGAACGATTGCGCCGCGAGCAATACATGTCCTTCGGTGACGTGGCGCCGGTGGTCGACGATGCGCTGCAGGGGCTCGATGCCGCCCATACCGCGGGGGTGATTCATCGGGACATCAAGCCCGCCAACCTGTTCGTCGAAAAGCGGCGCCTCACCGCGCGCGAAATTGCGGATGGCGAGTCCGAGGAGCGCACGCGCATTCTGGACTTCGGCATCAGCAAGGTGCGCAAAAACCGCAAGAGCGAGCCTTCGCTGACCGCGTTCGATGCCACTTTGGGTAGCTTCGCCTACATGGCGCCGGAGCAAGTGCGGGGCTCCGCACGGGTCGACGAGCGCGCGGATCTGTATGCGCTCGGCGCAGTCGCCTATCGGGCGCTCACCGGCCGGCTTCCGTTCGAGGGCTCCAATGCGCTCACGCTCATTGCGCTCAAATTGGATCGCGAGCCGCCGTCGCTTGCCGCCACCACCGGCGACGAGTGGCCCAGCGGCATCGAGCGCTTCCTGGAAAAAATGATGGCCCGCGACCGCGAGCGCCGCTTCCGTAGCGCGTCCGAGGCGCTGGAAGCGTGGCGCCGCGTGTGGCAGGTCATGGCGACCCTGCAGCTGCCGCCGCCGACGTTGCCGACCCGCCTCGAGCGCGACGACGATTCGACGCAGGTCACGTTCGCAGACAGCGCCTCTGGCGACCCAAGGCGCTGA
- a CDS encoding sigma 54-interacting transcriptional regulator has translation MDATIVAKGKYEVRGGALNITKGTGNKPSLEIGADTLVVGRNEACDLVLDDRKVSAVHMELVATERGVRVRDLGSRNGTFVGDTRIGEVFLTKPTSILCGDTLLEFSPNNPEQVNVPEAAEFGPLVGSSAGMRAVFERLRKAAPTELTVLITGETGTGKELVAQAIHGASERKNKPFVVVDCGSIPASLAESALFGHERGSFTGAIDKRISPFVEADGGTIFLDELGELPVDVQPKLLRALAEQRIKSVGSNSYRPVNVRVVAATRRDLVREVNDGNFRSDLYFRVAQIKIELPALRHRLEDIPALVRRMLTDMGDKQAYNRIPHDSLERLMRHDWPGNVRELRNVVAVALAFGKEGTLDVAQHLAPLTTTATDSTPTRGRTFQDAKRDVLARFERDYFTALYAECNGNVSEIGRRAAMERAHVRGYLRRHGIGTPDRIDKP, from the coding sequence GTGGACGCAACCATCGTCGCGAAGGGCAAATACGAAGTTCGCGGCGGCGCACTGAACATCACGAAGGGCACCGGCAACAAGCCTTCCCTAGAGATAGGCGCCGATACCCTGGTCGTTGGCCGCAATGAGGCCTGCGATCTCGTGCTGGACGACCGGAAGGTCAGCGCCGTGCACATGGAGCTCGTGGCGACCGAACGCGGCGTTCGCGTTCGCGATCTCGGTTCTCGTAACGGCACGTTCGTCGGAGACACGCGCATTGGCGAGGTTTTCCTCACCAAGCCCACGTCGATCCTCTGCGGCGACACCTTGCTCGAGTTCAGCCCGAACAATCCCGAGCAGGTGAACGTCCCCGAGGCCGCCGAATTCGGGCCGCTCGTCGGAAGCAGCGCCGGCATGCGGGCGGTGTTCGAGCGCCTCCGCAAGGCGGCACCCACCGAGCTCACGGTGCTCATCACCGGCGAAACCGGAACCGGAAAGGAGCTCGTGGCGCAAGCCATCCACGGCGCCAGCGAACGGAAGAACAAGCCGTTCGTGGTCGTGGACTGCGGCTCCATCCCCGCGTCGCTCGCCGAAAGCGCATTGTTCGGCCACGAGCGCGGCTCGTTCACGGGCGCCATCGACAAGCGCATTTCGCCCTTCGTCGAGGCCGACGGTGGAACCATCTTCCTCGACGAGCTCGGGGAGCTTCCCGTCGACGTGCAGCCCAAGCTACTGCGCGCACTCGCCGAGCAGCGCATCAAGAGCGTTGGCTCCAACAGCTATCGCCCGGTGAACGTCCGCGTCGTCGCCGCCACCCGTCGCGATCTCGTTCGCGAGGTGAATGACGGCAACTTCCGCTCCGACCTTTATTTTCGTGTCGCGCAGATCAAGATCGAGCTCCCGGCGCTGCGTCATCGCCTCGAGGACATCCCCGCATTGGTGCGGCGGATGCTCACCGATATGGGCGACAAGCAGGCCTACAACCGCATCCCGCACGACTCGCTCGAGCGCTTGATGCGGCACGACTGGCCGGGCAACGTGCGCGAGCTGCGCAACGTCGTTGCCGTGGCCCTCGCCTTCGGCAAAGAGGGGACGCTCGACGTGGCGCAGCATCTTGCGCCACTGACGACGACCGCGACGGACTCGACGCCGACACGCGGGCGCACCTTCCAGGATGCCAAGCGCGATGTCCTCGCCCGCTTCGAGCGCGATTACTTCACGGCGCTGTATGCGGAGTGCAACGGCAACGTCAGCGAAATCGGACGCCGTGCCGCCATGGAGCGTGCTCATGTGCGTGGATATTTGCGGCGACACGGTATCGGTACGCCGGATCGCATCGACAAGCCGTAG